In the Syngnathus scovelli strain Florida chromosome 8, RoL_Ssco_1.2, whole genome shotgun sequence genome, one interval contains:
- the usp9 gene encoding ubiquitin carboxyl-terminal hydrolase 9X isoform X3 — protein sequence MTATTRGSPVGGNDSQGQAPDAQSQPPLPQNQTSSPNSSNENSPVSPPSEHGQGDGPPQLEEEEPAFPHTDLAKLDDMINRPRWVVPVLPKGELEVLLEAAIDLSKKGLDVKCEACQRFFRDGLTISFTKILTDEAVSGWKFEIHRCIITNTHRLVELCVAKLSQDWFPLLELLAMATNPHCKFHIYNGTRPSETVPAVAQLADDDLFARPPDPRSPKGWLVDLINKFGTLNGFQMLHDRFMSGEALNVQIIAALIKPFGQCYEFLTLHTVKKYFLPVIEMVPQFLENLTDEELKKEAKNEAKNDALSMIIKSLKSLASRVPGQEETVKNLEIFRLKMILRLLQISSFNGKMNALNEVNKVISSVSYYTHRHNPEEDEWLTAERMAEWIQQNHILSIVLRDSLHQPQYVEKLEKILRFVIKEKALTMQDLDNIWAAQAGKHEAIVKNVHDLLAKLAWDFSPEQLDHLFDCFKASWTNASKKQREKLLELIRRLAEDDKDGVMAHKVLNLLWNLAHSDDVPVDIMDQALSAHIKILDYSCSQDRDTQKIQWIDRFIEELRTNDKWVIPALKQIREICSLFGEAPQNLSQTQRNPHVFYRHDLINQLQNNHALVTLVAENLSAYMETMRQFSKEEQAEFDPQIVRPGSRYSHVQEVQERLNFLRFLLKDGQLWLCAPQAKQIWKCLAETAVFLCDREACFKWYSKLMGDEPDLDPDINKDFFENNVLQLDPSLLTENGMKCFERFFKAVNCREGKLVAKRRAYMMDDLELIGLDYLWRVVIQGSDDIASRAIDLLKEIYTNLGPKLQVNQVEIHEDFIQSCFDRLKASYDTLCVLDGDKDSINCARQEAIRMVRVLTVLKEYINECDSDYHEERTILPMSRAFRGKHITLIVRFPNQGRQVDDLDIWSHTNDTIGSVRRGILNRIKANAAHTKIELFIGGEVVDPADDRKLIGQLNLKDKTLITAKLTQVSTNMPSSPESSSDSSTGSPGNHGNHYGDGPNPEVESCLPGVIMSLHTQYISFLWQVADLGCQLNMPLLRDGARVLMKLMPPDNKTVENLRAVCLDHAKLGENSLSPSLDSRFFGPSPSQVLYLIEVVYALLMPASATLGEDASDFQYNFLKSGGLPLVLSMLTRNNFLPSADMETRRGAYLNALKIAKLLLTAVGFGHVKAVAEACQPTAEGNIPVSPINQATHDQALVLQSALQNIPNPASECMLRNVAIRLAQQISDENFFQTSKSIPDICVIREVQKIVWASGCGTVQLVFSSNEDISKIYEKTNAAKEPDEEDEQVCCEALEVMTLCFALMPTALDTLSKERAWQTFIIDLLLHCHSKSVRQMAQEQFFLMATRCCMGHRPLLFFITLLFTVLGTTAKERAKHAGDYFTLLRHLLNYAYNSNINLPNAEVLLNNEIDWLKRIRDEVKRTGETGVEETILEGHIGVTKELLAFQTPEKKYYIGCEKGGANLIKELIDDFIFPASNVYLQYMKSGEFPTEQAIPVCSAPASINAGFELLVALAVGCFRNLKQIVDTLTDMYYLGGETLTEWEYLPPVGPRPNKGFVGLKNAGATCYMNSVIQQLYMIPPIRHGILAIEGTGTDVDDDMSGDEKQENETNVDPRDEVFSYHHQFDDKPASKAEDRKEYNIGVLRHLQVIFGHLAASRLQYYVPRGFWKQFRLWGEPVNLREQHDALEFFNSLVDSLDEALKALGHPAMLSKVLGGSFADQKICQGCPHRYECEESFTTLNVDIRNHQNLLDSMEQYVKGDLLEGANAYHCEKCNKKVDTVKRLLIKKLPPVLAIQLKRFDYDWERECAIKFNDYFEFPRELDMEPYTVAGVAKIEGDDVNPESQVIQQNEPSEPTPVGSSKYRLVGVLVHSGQASGGHYYSYIIQRNGGDGEKNRWYKFDDGDVTECKMDDEEEMKNQCFGGEYMGEVFDHMIKRMSYRRQKRWWNAYILFYERMDSLDKDSELVKYISELTISTAKPHQVKMPGVIECSVRKQNVQFMHNRMQYSLEYFQFIKKLLTCNSVYLNPPPGQDHLLPEAEEIAMISAQLAARFLFSTGFHTKKVVRGPASDWYDALCILLRHSKNVRYWFAHNVLFAYPNRFSEYLLECPSAEVRGAFAKLIVFIAHFSLQDGPCPSPTASPGTSAQGCDNLSLSDHLLRAVLNLLRREVSEHGRHLQQYFNLFVMYANLGLAEKTQLLKLNVPATFMLVALDEGPGPPIKYQYAELGKLYTVVSQLVRCCDVSLRMQSSINGNPPLPNPYGDTNLTAPVMLVQQLVAEILFVRTSYVKKIIEDCSNSEETVKLLRFSCWENPQFSSTVLSELLWQVAYSYNYELRPHLDLLLQILLIEDSWQTHRIHNVLKGIPDDRDGLFDTIQRSKNHYQKRAYQCIKCMVALFSNCSVAYQILQSNGDLKRKWTWAVEWLGDELERRPYSGNPQYTYNNWSPPVQSNETSNGYFLERSHSARMTLAKACELCPEELKCTQGSPGKEPDEQEAPDDQDSSPPEDTSLYPHSPGTTQFQQNNHPHGQPYTGPAAQHMNNPQRPGPASAPPPGPTQAPTPVPAPGPGGPSPGPRAQENSESTEEIAPGPTPAPASTPAPALPKE from the exons CGGTGTATCATCACTAACACACACCGCTTGGTGGAGCTGTGTGTGGCAAAGCTCTCTCAGGACTGGTTCCCACTACTAGAGCTTCTGGCTATGGCCACCAACCCTCATTGCAAATTCCACATCTATAATGGCACGCGGCCCTCTGAGACCGTCCCTGCCGTAGCGCAGTTGGCCGATGATGACCTTTTCGCCAGACCACCCGACCCACGTTCGCCTAAG GGCTGGTTGGTGGacttaataaataaatttggcACATTAAACGGGTTTCAAATGTTGCACGATCGCTTCATGAGCGGCGAAGCACTGAACGTCCAGATCATCGCTGCACTTATCAA GCCTTTTGGCCAGTGTTATGAGTTCCTCACCTTGCACACAGTGAAGAAATACTTCCTCCCCGTCATTGAAATGGTCCCCCAGTTCCTGGAGAACCTCACTGACGAGGAGCTTAAGAAAGAGGCCAAGAATGAAGCCAAAAACGACGCACTGTCCATGATAATCAAGTCTCTAAAGAGTCTTGCATCGCGCGTACCAGGGCAAGAGGAGACTGTGAAGAATTTAGAGATTTTTAGGTTAAAAATGATTCTTAG GTTATTGCAAATTTCTTCTTTTAATGGCAAAATGAATGCACTAAATGAAGTCAACAAAGTGATCTCCAGTGTGTCCTACTACACTCATCGGCACAACCCTGAGGAGGATGAATGGCTCACTGCAGAGCGCATGGCG GAGTGGATCCAGCAGAACCACATCCTTTCCATCGTCTTGAGGGACAGTTTGCACCAGCCTCAGTACGTCGAGAAACTTGAGAAGATCCTTCGCTTTGTTATCAAAGAGAAAGCTCTTACCATGCAGGATCTCGACAACATCTGGGCAGCACAG GCTGGAAAACACGAGGCTATTGTGAAAAATGTCCATGACCTCCTGGCCAAGCTAGCATGGGATTTTTCCCCTGAGCAGCTTGATCATCTATTTGACTGTTTCAAG GCAAGCTGGACGAACGCCAGCAAGAAACAGCGCGAGAAACTGCTGGAGCTTATCCGCCGCCTGGCCGAGGATGACAAGGACGGCGTGATGGCCCACAAGGTCCTCAATCTGCTGTGGAACCTGGCCCACAGCGATGATGTGCCTGTAGATATAATGGACCAAGCTCTGAGCGCTCACATCAAAATATTAGATTACAGCTGCTCACAG GACCGAGACACCCAGAAGATCCAGTGGATCGATCGCTTCATTGAGGAGTTGCGAACCAATGACAAATGGGTGATTCCCGCCTTGAAACAAATCAGAGAAATCTGTAGCCTTTTTGGAGAAGCTCCACAGAATTTAAG TCAAACCCAGAGGAATCCACATGTGTTTTACCGGCATGACCTTATCAACCAGCTGCAAAACAACCACGCTCTAGTTACACTCGTGGCTGAGAACCTGTCGGCCTACATGGAGACAATGCGACAATTCTCCAAAG AAGAACAGGCAGAGTTTGACCCTCAGATAGTCCGACCAGGAAGCCGCTACAGCCATGTCCAGGAAGTGCAAGAACGACTTAACTTCCTGAG GTTCCTTCTTAAAGATGGCCAGCTGTGGCTCTGTGCCCCTCAGGCCAAGCAGATTTGGAAGTGTCTGGCTGAGACTGCAGTCTTCCTCTGTGACCGCGAGGCCTGTTTCAAATG GTACTCCAAACTTATGGGCGATGAACCCGACCTGGACCCAGACATCAACAAGGACTTCTTTGAGAATAATGTCCTGCAACTTGACCCGTCCCTGTTGACGGAGAATGGCATGAAGTGCTTCGAGAGGTTCTTTAAGGCCGTCAACTGCAGGGAGGGCAAACTGGTAGCCAAACGTAGGGCCTACATGATGGACGACCTGGAACTCATTGGCCTAGACTACCTTTGGAGG GTGGTAATTCAAGGAAGCGATGACATTGCGAGCAGAGCCATCGACTTGTTGAAGGAGATCTACACCAATCTTGGACCAAAATTACAAGTCAATCAG GTGGAAATTCATGAAGATTTTATCCAGTCATGTTTTGACCGTCTGAAGGCCTCCTACGACACCCTGTGTGTGTTGGATGGAGATAAAGATAGCATAAACTGTGCCCGCCAGGAGGCAATCCGCATGGTGCGTGTTCTTACTGTGCTCAAGGAGTACATCAATGAATGTGACAGTGATTACCATGAAGAGAGGACCATCCTGCCCATGTCCAG AGCGTTCCGGGGAAAACATATCACGTTGATCGTGCGCTTCCCTAACCAGGGGCGCCAAGTGGATGACCTGGATATCTGGTCACACACCAATGACACAATTGGCTCTGTGCGCCGCGGCATCCTAAATCGCATCAAAGCGAACGCCGCACATACCAAGATAGAGCTCTTCATTGGAGGCGAGGTAGTTGACCCTGCTGATGACAGGAAGCTTATTGGACAACTCAACTTGAAAGACAAAACG CTGATCACAGCCAAGCTAACTCAGGTGAGCACCAACATGCCCTCCAGCCCGGAGAGCTCGTCCGACTCTTCCACCGGCTCACCAGGGAACCACGGCAACCACTATGGCGATGGGCCCAATCCTGAAGTGGAGAGCTGTCTTCCCGGCGTG ATCATGTCGCTGCACACGCAGTACATCTCCTTCCTGTGGCAGGTGGCTGACCTGGGCTGCCAACTCAACATGCCCCTACTTAGAGATGGAGCCAGAGTTCTCATGAAACTCATGCCTCCAG aTAACAAAACTGTGGAGAACCTGCGTGCTGTGTGTTTAGACCATGCCAAGCTCGGAGAAAACAGCCTCAGCCCTTCACTGGACTCCCGTTTCTTTGGCCCCTCACCCTCACAAGTGCTCTACCTCATTGAG GTCGTGTATGCTTTGCTGATGCCTGCCAGCGCCACTTTGGGCGAGGATGCTAGTGACTTTCAGTACAACTTCCTGAAGAGCGGTGGCTTGCCACTGGTGTTGAGCATGCTCACCCGGAATAATTTCCTGCCGTCAGCCGACATGGAGACACGGCGCGGGGCTTACCTCAATGCACTGAAAATCGCCAAGCTCCTCCTCACCGCTGTAGGATTTGGTCATGTGAAAGCTGTGGCAGAGGCTTGCCAGCCCACCGCTGAGGGAAATATCCCCGTTTCCCCG ATTAATCAGGCCACTCACGATCAGGCTCTGGTGCTGCAGAGTGCCCTGCAAAACATTCCAAATCCTGCCTCAGAATGTATGCTGCGCAATGTAGCCATCCGCCTGGCACAGCAGATTTCTGATGAG AATTTTTTTCAGACGTCAAAGTCTATTCCAGACATCTGTGTCATCAGAGAGGTACAGAAAATAGTGTGGGCCTCAGGCTGTGGCACGGTGCAGCTTGTCTTTAGTTCTAACGAAGATATCAGCAAGATATACGAGAAG ACGAACGCAGCTAAGGAGCCAGACGAAGAAGATGAGCAGGTGTGTTGCGAGGCCTTGGAAGTGATGACATTATGTTTTGCCTTGATGCCCACAGCCCTTGACACCCTCAGTAAGGAGAGGGCATGGCAAACCTTCATTATTGACTTGCTGCTACACTGCCACAGCAA ATCAGTGCGTCAGATGGCCCAGGAGCAGTTTTTCCTCATGGCAACCAGGTGTTGCATGGGCCACAGACCCCTCCTTTTCTTTATTACCCTCCTTTTCACTGTTCTGGGG ACCACCGCTAAGGAGCGAGCTAAACACGCCGGGGACTACTTCACTTTGCTCCGGCATCTCTTGAACTATGCCTACAACAGCAACATCAACCTGCCAAATGCCGAGGTGCTGCTCAACAATGAGATTGACTGGCTCAAAAGGATAAGG GACGAAGTCAAGAGGACAGGCGAGACCGGTGTGGAAGAGACCATCTTGGAAGGCCACATTGGCGTCACCAAGGAGCTTCTTGCCTTCCAGACTCCCGAGAAGAAGTATTACATTGGTTGTGAGAAAGGAGGCGCGAACCTCATCAAG GAGCTGATTGACGACTTCATCTTCCCGGCGTCAAACGTTTACCTGCAGTACATGAAGAGTGGCGAGTTCCCCACGGAGCAGGCCATTCCAGTGTGCAGCGCCCCAGCCTCCATCAACGCTGGCTTTGAGCTCCTGGTCGCGCTTGCTGTCGGCTGTTTCCGCAACCTCAAGCAGATCGTCGACACGCTCACGGACATGTACTATTTGG GCGGTGAAACGTTAACAGAGTGGGAATACCTGCCTCCTGTGGGCCCACGGCCAAATAAAGGCTTTGTGGGTCTGAAGAACGCTGGGGCCACGTGTTACATGAACTCTGTAATTCAGCAGCTGTACATGATTCCTCCCATTCGCCACGGCATCCTGGCCATCGAGGGCACGGGAACCGATGTGGACGATGACATGTCAGGCGATGAGAAGCAGGAGAATGAG ACGAACGTGGATCCTCGTGATGAAGTGTTTAGCTATCACCACCAGTTTGACGATAAGCCTGCCAGTAAAGCAGAAGACCGGAAGGAGTACAACATTGGAGTTTTGCGTCACCTGCAGGTCATTTTTGGCCACCTGGCTGCTTCCAGACTGCAGTACTATGTCCCAAGAGGCTTTTGGAAGCAATTCAG GTTATGGGGTGAACCTGTGAATCTAAGAGAACAGCATGACGCTTTAGAGTTTTTCAATTCTTTGGTGGATAGTTTGGATGAAGCACTGAAGGCCTTGGGTCATCCCGCTATGCTTAGCAAAGTGCTAGGAGGCTCTTTTGCCGATCAGAAGATCTGTCAGGGATGCCCTCACAG ATATGAGTGTGAGGAGTCATTCACAACACTTAATGTAGACATCAGAAATCACCAGAACCTTTTGGACTCAATGGAGCAGTACGTCAAAGGAGATCTCCTTGAGGGAGCCAACGCATACCACTGTGAAAAGTGTAATAAGAAG GTGGACACAGTCAAGCGACTTCTGATCAAGAAGCTGCCGCCGGTCCTTGCTATCCAACTGAAACGCTTTGACTATGATTGGGAGCGGGAATGTGCCATCAAGTTCAATGACTACTTTGAATTTCCGAGGGAGTTGGACATGGAGCCATACACAGTAGCGGGCGTGGCCAAGATTGAGGGCGATGACGTCAACCCGGAGAGTCAAGTGATCCAGCAGAACGAGCCCTCTGAACCCACTCCTGTGGGCAGCTCCAAGTACCGTTTGGTGGGGGTGCTGGTCCACTCGGGCCAGGCCAGCGGCGGACATTACTACTCGTACATCATCCAAAGGAATGGAGGCGATGGTGAAAAGAACCGCTGGTATAAGTTCGATGACGGCGACGTGACGGAATGCAAGATGGATGACGAGGAGGAGATGAAGAACCAGTGCTTTGGCGGCGAATACATGGGCGAGGTGTTCGATCACATGATCAAAAGGATGTCATACCGAAGACAGAAACGGTGGTGGAATGCCTACATCCTTTTCTATGAGCGTATGGACTCCCTAGACAAGGACAGTGAGCTTGTCAAGTACATCTCCGAGTTGACCATCTCCACTGCGAAGCCGCATCAGGTCAAGATGCCTGGTGTAATCGAGTGCAGCGTCCGCAAGCAGAACGTCCAATTTATGCACAACCGAATGCAATACAGCCTGGAATATTTCCAGTTCATTAAGAAACTTCTGACCTGTAACAGTGTCTATTTAAACCCTCCTCCAG GGCAAGACCACCTTCTGCCAGAGGCTGAGGAGATTGCTATGATCAGTGCTCAGCTGGCTGCTCGGTTCCTCTTTAGCACAGGCTTCCACACCAAGAAAGTAGTCAGGGGTCCTGCCAGTGATTG GTATGACGCCCTTTGCATCCTGCTGAGACATAGTAAGAATGTACGCTACTGGTTTGCACACAACGTCCTGTTTGCCTACCCCAACCGCTTCTCCGAGTACCTCCTGGAGTGCCCGAGCGCTGAGGTGCGTGGCGCCTTCGCCAAGCTCATAGTTTTCATCGCTCACTTCTCGCTGCAAGACGGCCCCTGCCCCTCCCCCACTGCCTCGCCCGGAACATCTGCTCAG GGCTGCGATAACCTCAGTCTAAGTGACCACCTGTTAAGAGCTGTCCTCAACTTGCTCAGACGAGAGGTTTCCGAACACGGCCGTCACCTGCAACAGTACTTCAACCTCTTTGTCATGTATGCCAATCTGG GCTTGGCAGAAAAGACCCAGCTGCTAAAGCTGAATGTGCCTGCCACGTTCATGCTAGTAGCGCTGGACGAAGGCCCCGGCCCCCCCATCAAGTACCAGTACGCTGAACTGGGCAAGCTCTACACGGTGGTCTCTCAACTGGTCCGCTGCTGTGACGTATCATTGCGCATGCAGTCGTCAATCAATG GTAACCCCCCTCTGCCTAACCCCTATGGGGACACCAACCTGACAGCCCCGGTAATGCTGGTGCAGCAGCTTGTGGCTGAGATCCTGTTTGTGAGGACCAGCTATGTGAAGAAGATCATTGAGGACTGCAGCAACTCTGAGGAGACGGTGAAGCTTCTCCGCTTCAGCTGCTGGGAAAACCCTCAGTTTTCTTCCACTGTACTCAGTGAGCTACTGTGGCAG GTGGCATATTCCTATAACTATGAGTTGAGGCCTCACTTGGACTTGCTGCTACAAATCCTTCTCATTGAGGACTCCTGGCAGACTCACAG gATCCATAATGTTTTGAAGGGAATTCCAGATGACAGGGATGGTCTCTTTGATACCATCCAGCGTTCCAAAAACCACTATCAAAAACGGGCATACCAGTGCATCAAGTGTATGGTGGCCCTCTTCAGTAATTGCTCTGTGGCTTACCAGATCCTCCAG AGTAACGGTGATCTGAAACGAAAGTGGACGTGGGCTGTAGAGTGGCTCGGCGACGAGCTAGAGAGGCGGCCATACTCCGGCAACCCGCAGTACACGTACAACAACTGGTCACCTCCGGTCCAGAGCAATGAAACGTCCAACGGTTACTTCCTGGAGCGCTCGCACAGCGCACGCATGACCCTTGCCAAGGCCTGCGAACTTTGTCCTGAGGAG CTCAAGTGTACTCAGGGAAGCCCAGGGAAG GAGCCAGATGAACAGGAAGCCCCTGACGATCAAGACTCTTCGCCGCCCGAGGACACTTCTTTGTACCCACACTCTCCTGGAACTACACAGTTTCAGCAG AACAACCACCCACATGGGCAGCCATACACTGGCCCCGCCGCGCAGCACATGAACAACCCTCAGCGCCCCGGCCCTGCCTCAGCTCCACCCCCGGGCCCCACGCAGGCTCCGACTCCAGTTCCAGCCCCAGGCCCCGGCGGCCCCAGCCCAGGCCCGAGAGCACAAGAGAATTCGGAGAGCACGGAAGAGATAGCCCCTGGCCCGACCCCAGCCCCCGCCTCCACCCCGGCTCCCGCCCTGCCTAAGGAATAA